A window of the Diabrotica undecimpunctata isolate CICGRU chromosome 1, icDiaUnde3, whole genome shotgun sequence genome harbors these coding sequences:
- the LOC140448532 gene encoding pyrimidodiazepine synthase-like — MSTKHLTVGSVEPPRTEGLLRLYTMKFCPFAQRAALVLKAKNIPHDVVYINLFKKPEWYSKINEKTLVPSILDGDKIVVESLDIADYLDEKYPENPLYPADPAAKQKIKDIINKAGAAQGVFIKLLLGKEEHSAEEWAKLFIEALQPLEEELSQRGTPFFGGDKPGMADYMIWPWAERAGCIGIKLQERLPLKDSEIPLLRKWRKDMMNEPVCKELYISGERFWKVTKAKVAGEEPAYDEI; from the exons ATGTCTACAAAGCATTTAACTGTTG gttCTGTAGAGCCTCCAAGAACGGAGGGGCTTCTCAGGCTGTATACCATGAAATTCTGTCCTTTTGCCCAAAGAGCTGCATTAGTCCTGAAAGCGAAAAACATTCCACATGATgttgtatatattaatttattcaAAAAACCAGAGTGGTACagcaaaataaatgaaaaaa CATTAGTACCATCCATTCTTGATGGTGATAAAATTGTGGTAGAAAGCCTGGATATTGCTGATTATCTAGATGAAAAGTACCCTGAAAATCCACTCTATCCTGCAGATCCTGCAGCCAAGCAGAAGATTAAGGATATTATAAACAAGGCAGGTGCCGCACAGGGGGTATTTATAAAACTCTTATTAGGAAAAGAAGAACATTCAGCAGAAGAATGGGCTAAATTGTTCATTGAAGCTCTTCAACCTTTGGAAGAAGAACTTTCACAGAGGGGAACACCTTTCTTTGGTGGAGATAAACCTGGAATG GCAGATTACATGATTTGGCCATGGGCAGAGAGAGCAGGATGTATAGGAATAAAATTACAAGAGAGGCTTCCTTTGAAAGACTCAGAAATCCCACTTTTAAGGAAATGGAGAAAAGATATGATGAATGAACCAGTTTGCAAGGAGTTATATATAAGTGGTGAGAGGTTTTGGAAGGTTACAAAAGCAAAAGTGGCTGGAGAGGAACCAGCTTATGATGAAATATAA
- the ldbr gene encoding lariat debranching enzyme produces the protein MKIAIEGCAHGDLENIYDTIYVLEQKEGIKIDLLICCGDFQSSRNNDDLTCMAVPLKYRNICTFYKYYSGEKVAPILTIFIGGNHEASNYLQELPYGGWVAPNIYYMGYAGVINVGGLRIAGVSGIYKGQDYWKGHYEKPPYTDESKRSVYHVRNLEIFRLKQLSGKIDVMISHDWPNEITKYGNVKQLLKKKPLFKEDIEKNQLGSQPNTDLLFHLKPAYWFAAHLHCKFSAVVRHKDDSMTRFLALDKCLPKRKFLQVLDIPHNGDSKIEIAYDLEWMSILYLTNHLLSVKSTKNYMPGPGSTERYEFTPTEQEKTNVMKRFRDNLVVPRIFSKTAVAYSPNSKKNDVKQPEPILNPQTVTLCEILAIDDPLTLISKMEGTLEHLNSSLDLNSTISFIDDSQENESLNSSQDTPTKKMFNLTLPDPKVDLDDDLEDIEEANEDIKNDSQEVEATEVKTESEDTKIKTLVEHMLPTEDDCKSPVIKKLRRRNEELYKS, from the exons atgaaaatagCAATAGAAGGTTGTGCACATGGAGATTTAGAGAATATATATGATACTATATATGTTTTGGAACAAAAAGAAGGCATTAAAATCGACTTGTTGATATGTTGTGGAGATTTTCAATCTTCAAGAAATAATGATGATCTTACGTGTATGGCTGTACCTTTGAAATATAGAAATATTTGTACTTTCTACAA atACTACTCAGGTGAAAAAGTAGCTCCAATTTTGACCATTTTTATAGGAGGTAACCATGAGGCATCCAATTACTTGCAAGAACTTCCATATGGAGGTTGGGTTGCaccaaatatttattatatgggATATGCTGGCGTAATAAATGTGGGAG GTTTGAGAATAGCAGGAGTCTCAGGTATCTATAAAGGGCAAGATTACTGGAAAGGTCACTACGAAAAGCCACCTTACACAGATGAATCTAAAAGGAGTGTGTACCATGTGAGAAATTTAGAAATATTTAGACTTAAACAACTATCTGGTAAAATTGATGTGATGATTTCCCATGATTGGCCAAATGAAATTACTAAATATGGAAATGTTAAGCAGTTGTTAAAAAAGAAGCCACTTTTTAA gGAAGATATTGAAAAGAATCAGCTGGGAAGCCAACCCAACACTGACCTTTTATTTCATCTAAAACCAGCTTACTGGTTTGCTGCTCACCTTCATTGTAAATTCTCAGCTGTAGTGAGACACAAAGATGACTCTATGACAAGATTTTTGGCTTTAGATAAGTGTCTACCAAAAAGAAAGTTCCTGCAAGTTTTAGACATTCCTCACAATGGGGATTCTAAAATAGAAATTGCTTATGATTTGGAATGGATGAGCATATTATATCTAACCAATCATTTGTTGTCTGTAAAAAGTACCAAGAACTATATGCCGGGACCAGGAAGTACTGAGAG GTATGAATTTACCCCTACCGAACAGGAAAAAACCAATGTGATGAAACGCTTCAGAGACAATTTGGTAGTTCCGAGGATATTTTCTAAAACGGCCGTCGCATATAGtccaaattcaaaaaaaaatgatGTCAAACAGCCAGAGCCTATTCTCAACCCCCAAACAGTAACACTGTGTGAAATTCTCGCAATAGATGATCCATTAACTCTTATTTCAAAGATGGAAGGCACTCTGGAACACTTGAATTCAAGCTTGGACTTGAATAGCACCATCAGTTTTATTGATGACAGTCAAGAAAACGAATCTCTCAATTCGTCACAAGATACACCCACCAAGAAAATGTTTAACCTTACACTTCCTGATCCCAAAGTAGATCTGGATGACGATTTAGAGGATATTGAGGAAGCTAATGAAGACATCAAGAATGACAGTCAAGAAGTGGAAGCAACAGAGGTCAAGACtgagtcagaagatacaaaaatcAAGACCTTAGTGGAACATATGCTACCAACTGAAGATGACTGCAAATCACCTGTTATTAAGAAGCTTAGGAGAAGAAATGAAGAactttataaaagttaa
- the LOC140438750 gene encoding glucose-fructose oxidoreductase domain-containing protein 1, which yields MLPGIGLFGTGPVVKVLVPILLENGFKIEAIWCQTRQNAQEAAKELKIPFFTDTIDEVLLRKDVDLIFVLCPPNLHAQISVKALGIGKHVVCDKPAGLNQADALKMVGAGQYYPTLISLINHSFRFLPAFIQMKKALKENYLQSPITLIDIRIQSGGLFNDSDTFDWKCDDRMGGGTLNLIGSHVVDLITFLTGQIAVKVHGVVRTFTKNTNNINGIRNISAPDFCTFQMELQNGILVTATLNSHTVGSTFNQDVMICSSTGHLVVRGGDLFGRRNKGNEEVLYLDVEDLKCPVPNSILPKTFVKGLCKMVSALREAFLPNNEKEGWIKEPVQAAATFEDGLYVQAVLSAIRESSQTRQWVKVKVLTEQPDKNELLSAVVRRTAITIS from the coding sequence ATGTTACCAGGAATAGGATTGTTTGGTACCGGACCTGTAGTGAAAGTATTAGTTCCCATACTACTCGAAAATGGATTTAAAATCGAAGCTATTTGGTGTCAGACACGGCAAAATGCTCAAGAAGCAGCTAAGGAATTGAAAATACCTTTTTTTACGGACACAATCGATGAAGTTTTGCTTCGCAAAGATGTAGATTTGATATTTGTTTTGTGTCCTCCAAATTTACATGCACAGATATCTGTTAAAGCTCTGGGGATAGGAAAACATGTAGTTTGTGATAAGCCAGCAGGACTGAATCAAGCTGATGCTCTCAAGATGGTAGGAGCTGGCCAATACTATCCAACTTTGATATCTCTTATCAATCATTCCTTCCGCTTCCTCCCAGCTTTCATACAAATGAAAAAAGCACTCAAAGAGAATTACTTGCAATCTCCTATTACTCTTATTGATATCAGAATCCAAAGTGGTGGTTTATTTAATGATTCAGACACTTTTGACTGGAAGTGTGATGATAGAATGGGTGGAGGTACTTTGAATTTGATAGGAAGCCATGTAGTAGATCTTATAACATTCTTAACAGGTCAGATAGCTGTCAAAGTCCACGGGGTTGTAAGGACATTTACAAAGAACACAAACAACATAAATGGTATTCGTAATATATCAGCCCCAGACTTTTGTACATTCCAAATGGAACTTCAGAATGGTATCCTAGTGACGGCCACATTAAACAGTCATACAGTTGGAAGTACTTTCAACCAGGATGTGATGATTTGCAGCAGTACTGGACATTTGGTGGTAAGGGGAGGTGATTTGTTTGGCAGAAGAaacaaaggaaatgaagaagtatTATATCTAGATGTAGAAGACCTGAAATGTCCAGTTCCCAATTCTATACTACCTAAAACATTTGTCAAAGGCTTATGTAAGATGGTATCAGCTTTGCGTGAAGCATTTTTACCAAATAATGAGAAAGAAGGGTGGATAAAGGAGCCAGTTCAAGCAGCAGCGACTTTTGAAGATGGCTTGTATGTTCAAGCTGTACTCAGTGCAATCAGAGAGTCTTCACAGACCAGACAGTGGGTGAAAGTCAAAGTCTTGACTGAACAACCAGACAAAAATGAATTACTGAGTGCTGTTGTGAGGAGAACTGCTATTACTATTTCTTAA